The Sporomusa termitida genome has a window encoding:
- a CDS encoding branched-chain amino acid ABC transporter permease, with protein MSGELIIQQLLNGLSLGFMYALIAVGFTLFFGVIEVVNFAHGEVFMLGAFCALVASEVLLATGLLSGSILFFALVLLAVLAAGAAVGIAMEKVIIKPLRNAPEIMTLLITLGASIVMRESIMLFFPNGRNPQPFPLLIDMPGLTLGGIFIKPDVILTVLLAGGLITGLYLLIEKTAFGRYIRATAQDREAAMMMGIKVNKIFLITFALGSALGAVAGLMNGMAYGIVKFNMGFVIGIKGFAAAVVGGLGNVYGAVAGGLLLGFMEILAVALIPDGSRFQESISFVVVILFLVFRPAGIFGERAYEKV; from the coding sequence TTGTCGGGCGAACTTATCATACAACAACTGTTAAACGGCTTGAGTCTGGGCTTTATGTATGCGCTGATTGCGGTTGGCTTTACTTTGTTTTTTGGCGTCATTGAGGTTGTTAACTTTGCCCATGGCGAAGTATTTATGCTGGGAGCCTTCTGCGCCCTGGTAGCCAGTGAGGTTTTGCTGGCAACAGGCTTGCTGTCCGGTTCGATACTCTTTTTTGCCCTGGTTCTCCTGGCGGTATTGGCAGCAGGCGCAGCAGTGGGGATAGCCATGGAAAAAGTGATTATAAAGCCGCTGCGCAATGCGCCGGAGATTATGACATTGCTGATTACGCTGGGAGCATCCATCGTCATGCGGGAATCCATCATGCTGTTCTTCCCCAACGGCCGCAATCCCCAGCCGTTCCCCCTGTTAATCGATATGCCGGGTTTGACCCTGGGCGGCATTTTTATCAAGCCTGACGTGATTTTAACCGTCCTGCTGGCCGGCGGACTCATTACCGGCTTGTACCTGCTGATCGAAAAAACAGCATTTGGCCGGTACATCAGAGCCACTGCCCAGGACCGGGAAGCCGCTATGATGATGGGCATAAAAGTGAACAAAATATTTCTCATTACGTTTGCTTTGGGTTCAGCCCTCGGCGCGGTCGCCGGACTCATGAACGGGATGGCCTACGGCATCGTTAAGTTTAACATGGGCTTTGTTATCGGGATTAAAGGCTTTGCTGCCGCCGTTGTCGGCGGTTTAGGCAATGTTTACGGAGCTGTTGCCGGCGGGCTGCTGCTGGGCTTCATGGAAATTTTAGCGGTTGCGCTGATTCCGGACGGGTCCCGCTTTCAGGAAAGCATCAGCTTTGTGGTCGTCATTTTGTTTTTAGTGTTCCGGCCGGCGGGAATTTTTGGTGAACGCGCTTATGAAAAGGTTTAG
- a CDS encoding branched-chain amino acid ABC transporter substrate-binding protein: MKKWVISLTLVMFVLAGVLSGCGGSTNKVAKIGFVGPLTGGNAAIGVGMKNSVELAINQANAAGKLPYKLELVAVDDAGDPTTAVNAANKLTSDPNIVGVVAHFNSGAALATVPVFHKNGLSAVIAAAIHPNITKDGFKEITRVITAADIQNEVAGNVAAKDWGLKTFAVIHDKTDYGKTNAEQFIASVKNNGGEVVSFDGVSVGQQDFSALLTTIKSKNPDMVFFGGVATEAALIKRQMTELKLAAIFMSDSGILSDTFNKIAGPAADGTLAHGIGKPLEDLPGGKDFIKAYADAKYAEPHEAYAPFAYDAANIIIKGIEQVGPDRAKLVEAIRGITNFQGILGETTFDEKGQTRLKIITTYISEDGKWVPYYRSTLKVKDKQIQKN; the protein is encoded by the coding sequence ATGAAAAAATGGGTTATCAGTCTGACGCTTGTCATGTTTGTGCTGGCAGGTGTGCTTTCCGGCTGTGGCGGCAGCACCAATAAAGTTGCCAAGATTGGCTTTGTCGGTCCTCTGACCGGCGGCAACGCTGCTATTGGTGTGGGTATGAAAAACTCGGTGGAATTGGCAATTAATCAGGCCAATGCTGCCGGCAAGCTGCCTTATAAACTTGAGCTTGTGGCAGTGGATGATGCCGGTGATCCGACAACTGCTGTTAACGCCGCGAACAAGCTTACCTCAGACCCTAATATTGTTGGCGTTGTGGCTCATTTTAACAGCGGCGCGGCTTTGGCCACCGTGCCGGTATTTCACAAAAACGGCTTGTCTGCCGTTATTGCCGCAGCCATTCACCCCAACATTACCAAAGACGGCTTTAAAGAGATAACCCGGGTGATAACAGCCGCCGATATCCAGAATGAAGTGGCCGGCAATGTGGCTGCAAAAGACTGGGGCCTGAAAACCTTTGCCGTCATCCATGATAAAACCGACTACGGGAAAACCAATGCCGAACAATTTATTGCCTCAGTCAAGAATAATGGCGGCGAAGTGGTTTCCTTTGACGGCGTTTCGGTGGGGCAACAGGATTTTTCCGCGCTTCTGACTACCATTAAAAGCAAAAATCCCGACATGGTATTCTTTGGCGGCGTGGCCACCGAAGCGGCTCTTATTAAGCGGCAAATGACGGAATTGAAGCTGGCTGCTATTTTCATGAGCGATTCGGGGATTCTCTCCGATACTTTTAACAAGATTGCCGGACCTGCCGCTGACGGCACGCTCGCTCACGGTATCGGCAAACCGCTTGAGGATTTGCCGGGCGGCAAAGATTTCATCAAGGCTTATGCCGATGCCAAATATGCGGAACCGCACGAGGCCTACGCCCCCTTTGCTTATGATGCGGCCAACATCATCATTAAAGGCATTGAGCAGGTTGGCCCTGACCGGGCCAAGCTTGTCGAGGCGATTCGGGGTATAACAAATTTCCAGGGCATCCTGGGCGAGACCACGTTTGATGAAAAAGGGCAGACCCGCCTCAAGATTATTACGACCTATATCAGCGAAGATGGTAAATGGGTCCCGTATTACCGTTCGACACTGAAAGTAAAAGATAAACAGATCCAGAAGAATTAA
- a CDS encoding PucR family transcriptional regulator: protein MAITVKALLSTPAFANFEVLAGKSGLDRMVTSVSVMDAPDIHNWIRGGEILMTTGYIMKDDTLKFLDLIKNINQARAAALFVKITRFIDTLPAEVLALAEELAFPIVYMPVNLAFIDVIHPVLSQIVNDQARRLQLSENIHRSFTNLVLSGGETEQIINTLGTIIDRDVAYFDLYFKKNYIAAKTPQFRDSILNTALEDLLLQYMSYPIRIDNRVFGYLLYCRREQGSNTDDCDDIAVEHASTVLKLNVQKKISNLEIEYRYKNEFIQDLIMNKIKYRDEVTNRAGLYGWDFAQGLTAVLVEIHGFKASYLEAGHCQAIESLEMTREQIFATCKLLIKQNFAPLIFASLSDSIVFLIETPALPMSAFHSQLAAVCREIETNVEKNHHFFVMIGIGNHKKSVMDVHLSYQEAKTAVQIGRLLYKQNKTVFYKNIGVYKLLASLYNTDEAREFCDLSIGKLKQYDKKYGTQFLPTLVCINDCGWNLRKTAEKLYIHYNTIKYRYKKIADILNSNLDDSEERFAMSLAIKLFRMSDE, encoded by the coding sequence ATGGCCATTACAGTGAAAGCGTTATTGTCAACGCCGGCATTTGCTAATTTTGAGGTTTTGGCAGGGAAAAGCGGCCTGGACCGAATGGTGACTTCAGTTTCCGTCATGGATGCTCCGGATATTCACAATTGGATTAGGGGCGGGGAAATCCTCATGACAACCGGGTATATTATGAAAGACGATACGTTGAAATTTCTGGATTTAATTAAAAATATTAATCAGGCCCGGGCGGCGGCATTGTTTGTCAAGATAACAAGGTTTATTGACACTTTACCGGCAGAGGTCCTGGCGTTAGCCGAAGAACTGGCCTTTCCGATTGTATATATGCCGGTAAATCTCGCTTTTATCGATGTCATCCATCCTGTCTTGTCCCAAATTGTCAATGACCAGGCCCGGCGGCTGCAGCTTTCGGAAAATATCCACCGTTCTTTCACTAACCTGGTATTAAGCGGCGGCGAAACCGAGCAAATTATCAATACCCTGGGAACAATCATCGACCGGGACGTCGCTTATTTCGACCTTTACTTCAAAAAAAATTATATTGCCGCCAAAACACCCCAGTTCCGGGACAGTATATTGAACACGGCCCTGGAAGACCTTTTGCTGCAGTATATGAGCTATCCCATACGAATCGACAACAGGGTTTTCGGGTATCTGCTTTATTGCCGGCGAGAACAAGGCAGCAACACCGACGACTGTGACGACATTGCTGTCGAACATGCCAGCACGGTGTTAAAACTTAATGTACAGAAGAAAATATCGAATTTGGAGATTGAATACCGCTATAAGAATGAATTTATCCAGGATCTGATTATGAACAAAATTAAATACCGTGATGAAGTGACCAACCGGGCCGGCTTGTACGGCTGGGATTTTGCCCAAGGCCTGACGGCCGTGCTGGTTGAAATTCACGGCTTTAAGGCAAGCTATCTCGAGGCCGGCCACTGCCAGGCTATCGAGTCGCTGGAAATGACGCGTGAACAGATTTTTGCAACCTGCAAGCTGTTGATAAAACAGAACTTTGCGCCGCTGATTTTTGCCAGCCTGAGTGACAGTATCGTTTTTTTAATTGAGACGCCGGCCTTGCCTATGAGTGCTTTTCACAGCCAGTTAGCGGCTGTTTGCCGGGAAATTGAAACAAATGTGGAAAAAAATCATCACTTCTTTGTCATGATCGGTATTGGTAATCATAAAAAATCCGTAATGGACGTTCATTTGAGTTATCAGGAGGCAAAAACGGCAGTTCAGATTGGCCGATTACTCTATAAGCAAAATAAAACGGTTTTTTACAAAAACATTGGTGTGTATAAACTGCTGGCATCTTTATATAATACGGACGAAGCCAGAGAATTTTGTGATTTATCCATTGGTAAGCTGAAGCAGTATGATAAGAAATACGGCACTCAATTCTTGCCGACGCTGGTTTGTATTAATGACTGTGGCTGGAATTTAAGAAAAACTGCGGAAAAATTGTACATTCATTATAATACCATTAAATACCGGTATAAAAAGATTGCCGACATTCTCAATAGTAATCTTGACGATAGTGAGGAACGCTTTGCTATGTCACTGGCGATTAAACTCTTTCGTATGTCCGATGAGTAA
- a CDS encoding EamA family transporter, producing the protein MDHLWLIFGLLSAFSASLVGIFGKLGLQSADPNAATAVRAVIMAVFLLAVVVAQGNIQQIPAIIADKRGLLYIALSGLAGALSWLFYFWALKFGKVCQVAPIDKLSVVIATVLAVVFLGEKINFLNSIGVGLIAIGALIVAIS; encoded by the coding sequence ATGGACCATTTATGGCTGATATTTGGCCTGCTATCGGCATTTAGCGCTTCCTTAGTCGGGATTTTTGGCAAGCTTGGCTTACAGTCAGCCGACCCTAATGCCGCTACGGCGGTACGGGCGGTTATCATGGCTGTCTTTTTGCTGGCGGTTGTCGTTGCCCAGGGCAATATCCAACAAATTCCCGCGATTATTGCCGATAAAAGAGGACTGCTGTATATTGCTTTGAGCGGGCTTGCCGGTGCCCTGTCCTGGCTGTTTTATTTCTGGGCCTTAAAATTCGGCAAGGTTTGCCAGGTAGCTCCGATCGATAAGCTCAGTGTTGTGATTGCCACTGTGTTGGCTGTCGTCTTCCTCGGCGAAAAAATAAATTTTTTAAATTCTATCGGTGTCGGGCTTATTGCCATTGGCGCGCTGATTGTGGCAATCAGTTAA
- a CDS encoding siderophore ABC transporter substrate-binding protein yields the protein MKKQLTSLLAAVMLAMVLAGCGSSVSAPQATPAVPTIKVTHILGESEVPLNPQRVVLFDFSALDTIDALGAAPALALPKTNIPPFLAKYKGDAYADAGDFFAKDLEKINDFRPDLIILGGRQQKVYDEMKKIAPTIVMGSIDSAKYMEDLSRNNLMLGEIFGKKAEAQAALDKISARIKEVRAVGEKTDSKALIVLTNDGNISAFGAGSRFGLIHNVLGLKPVDPALNVGLHGAKIGFEYFEEKNPDMIFVVDRTVIVGGSHKAASTLDNALVQATKAARNGKIIFLDPTTWYATGNGLQSSAMMIEEIAAVLGM from the coding sequence ATGAAAAAACAATTAACTTCTTTGCTGGCTGCGGTTATGCTGGCCATGGTGCTGGCCGGCTGCGGGTCATCCGTCTCCGCTCCGCAAGCGACACCTGCCGTGCCTACCATTAAAGTAACACATATTCTGGGCGAGTCGGAGGTTCCCCTCAACCCGCAGCGGGTTGTTCTGTTCGATTTTAGTGCGCTTGATACGATTGATGCCCTGGGGGCGGCGCCGGCGCTCGCTTTGCCGAAGACCAATATTCCGCCTTTCCTTGCCAAGTATAAGGGCGATGCCTATGCCGATGCGGGGGATTTTTTTGCCAAGGATTTGGAAAAAATCAATGATTTCAGGCCGGATTTGATTATTCTGGGCGGCCGCCAGCAAAAGGTTTATGATGAGATGAAAAAAATTGCGCCCACAATTGTTATGGGCAGTATTGACAGCGCCAAATATATGGAGGATCTCTCCCGGAACAATCTGATGCTCGGTGAGATTTTCGGCAAAAAGGCGGAAGCACAGGCTGCTTTGGATAAAATCAGCGCCAGGATTAAAGAGGTCAGGGCGGTAGGCGAGAAGACCGACAGCAAGGCGCTGATTGTCCTGACCAATGACGGCAATATCAGCGCCTTCGGGGCCGGTTCCCGTTTTGGGCTGATTCATAACGTTTTGGGCCTTAAACCTGTCGACCCTGCGCTTAATGTCGGCCTGCATGGGGCGAAGATCGGTTTCGAGTATTTTGAAGAAAAGAATCCGGATATGATCTTTGTTGTCGACAGGACCGTTATTGTCGGCGGATCGCACAAAGCCGCCAGCACCCTCGATAATGCCTTGGTGCAGGCAACCAAAGCGGCCAGGAACGGCAAGATTATTTTTCTTGACCCGACTACCTGGTATGCGACCGGCAACGGGCTGCAATCTTCTGCCATGATGATAGAGGAAATTGCTGCGGTGCTGGGCATGTAA
- a CDS encoding ABC transporter ATP-binding protein, giving the protein MIEIKNALKKYGSKTVVDRVSVTLEEGKLTAFIGSNGAGKSTLISMASRLLKMNGGKIYIDGTEMQQWSHEQLARQISILRQSNHLSLRLTIRELVSFGRYPYSQGKLTDEDYVKINQALDYMGIASIQDSFLDELSGGQRQMAYIAMVIAQDTKYIFLDEPLNNLDMKHSVKIMKILRKLVDEKDKTVVIVIHDINFVSCYADNIVALKNGRLVKSGPTAHIINSEVLAEIYDMHIDISRIRGNSICIYYT; this is encoded by the coding sequence ATGATTGAGATTAAAAACGCATTGAAAAAGTATGGCAGCAAAACTGTGGTCGACCGGGTTTCGGTAACGCTGGAAGAAGGAAAACTCACTGCTTTTATCGGCAGTAACGGGGCGGGGAAAAGCACCTTAATCTCCATGGCCAGCCGTCTGCTGAAAATGAACGGGGGAAAAATTTATATTGACGGTACTGAAATGCAGCAGTGGAGCCATGAGCAGCTGGCCCGGCAAATTTCTATCCTGCGCCAGTCCAATCACCTGAGCTTGCGGCTGACCATCCGGGAACTGGTAAGCTTTGGCCGGTATCCTTATTCCCAGGGCAAGCTGACCGATGAGGATTATGTAAAAATCAACCAGGCCCTTGATTATATGGGCATTGCGTCTATTCAGGACAGCTTTCTGGATGAACTGAGCGGTGGGCAGCGGCAAATGGCTTATATCGCCATGGTGATTGCCCAGGACACCAAATACATCTTTCTGGATGAACCGCTCAACAATCTGGATATGAAGCACTCTGTTAAAATCATGAAAATATTACGTAAACTGGTTGACGAGAAGGATAAAACAGTTGTTATCGTCATTCACGACATCAATTTTGTTTCCTGCTATGCAGATAATATTGTGGCGCTTAAGAACGGCCGGCTGGTTAAAAGCGGGCCAACCGCCCATATCATCAATTCCGAAGTGCTGGCGGAAATTTATGATATGCATATCGACATCAGTCGGATAAGGGGCAACAGTATCTGCATCTATTATACCTGA
- a CDS encoding iron chelate uptake ABC transporter family permease subunit — MRFNIFCTAAGRLRVSADKRAQTILLLLAFLAAAAVGLFLLQGLSAENAAFNLPRRVKAIAAMVLIAICTGYSSVVFQTITENRILTPSVMGLDSLYLFIQSLVVFLFGAHQLTTMDGTLHFLLSAGAMMFASGILYQFIFDGENRNVYVLVLIGIIMGIFFSGIASFLQMLIDPNEFLVLQDAMFASFKIINEELLLISAVITAAVFVFSRRDWPRFDVLGLGRDTAISLGVNYNSLVRRTLLLIAVMVSVSTALVGPITFLGILLVSLARELLKTFRHRDLILGAVLIGVIALALGQFVVERILQTVTTIGVILNFVGGTCFIVLLLRESKR; from the coding sequence ATGCGGTTTAACATTTTTTGTACAGCCGCCGGCAGGTTGCGGGTGTCTGCGGACAAACGGGCGCAGACGATCCTGCTGCTGCTGGCGTTCCTTGCTGCCGCCGCGGTGGGCCTGTTCCTGCTTCAGGGATTAAGTGCGGAGAACGCTGCCTTTAATCTTCCCCGCCGTGTCAAGGCCATTGCCGCTATGGTACTGATCGCAATATGCACCGGCTATTCATCGGTGGTATTTCAAACCATCACGGAAAACCGCATTTTAACGCCCAGCGTTATGGGGCTTGATTCGCTGTATCTGTTCATTCAATCGCTGGTAGTCTTTTTGTTTGGCGCCCATCAGCTTACCACGATGGACGGTACGCTCCATTTCCTGCTGTCCGCCGGCGCTATGATGTTTGCCTCGGGCATTCTTTATCAGTTTATTTTTGATGGCGAAAATCGCAATGTGTATGTCTTGGTTTTGATTGGGATCATCATGGGGATTTTTTTCAGCGGCATTGCCTCCTTTCTGCAAATGCTGATCGACCCTAATGAGTTTTTGGTTTTACAGGATGCCATGTTTGCGAGCTTCAAAATCATCAATGAAGAGTTGCTGTTGATTTCTGCTGTCATCACTGCGGCTGTCTTTGTGTTTTCCCGGCGCGATTGGCCGCGTTTTGACGTATTGGGGCTTGGTAGGGACACTGCGATTAGCCTGGGTGTCAACTATAACAGCCTGGTGCGGCGTACCCTGCTGCTGATAGCCGTAATGGTGTCGGTATCTACCGCGCTGGTCGGTCCCATTACTTTTTTAGGAATTCTGTTAGTCAGTTTAGCCAGAGAGCTGCTTAAAACGTTCCGGCACCGGGACCTGATTCTGGGTGCTGTTTTGATTGGCGTGATTGCTCTGGCTTTGGGACAGTTTGTTGTAGAACGAATATTACAGACAGTAACTACGATTGGTGTCATCTTAAATTTTGTCGGAGGGACATGCTTTATCGTTCTGTTATTGAGGGAGAGCAAGCGATGA
- a CDS encoding ABC transporter permease translates to MNKHFYMTRPFMVLLLVLLSALSILIGAKNIDLLQLSSRDVYVILISRVPRLISIIVVGISLGITGLIMQTVTKNKFVSPTTAGTVQWTRLGILVAILFFGSETHFTKMAVAFAFSLAGSFLFIGLLARIKVKNAILIPLIGLMLGSVVSAISTYFAYQYDLVQNMTSWLQGDFSLIIMGRYELLYVGIPFLIIGYLFADKFTIAGMGGDFSRNLGLKYEQVVAVGLVIVSMIISVVTVTVGALPFLDLIVPNIVSMAKGDNLKNSLLDTALIGANFVLICDILGRVLLFPYEIPIGMIVSVIGSAIFLWMILRRSNHAV, encoded by the coding sequence ATGAACAAGCATTTTTATATGACAAGGCCATTTATGGTTTTGCTGCTGGTCTTATTGTCGGCCCTGTCCATCCTGATCGGGGCTAAGAATATAGATTTGCTGCAGCTTAGCAGCAGGGATGTATATGTCATACTGATCAGCCGGGTGCCGAGGCTGATCAGTATTATTGTCGTGGGGATCAGTCTCGGCATTACGGGACTGATTATGCAGACGGTTACCAAGAACAAATTTGTTTCCCCCACCACCGCAGGGACTGTCCAGTGGACCCGTCTGGGAATCCTGGTTGCCATTTTATTTTTTGGCAGCGAAACCCACTTTACGAAGATGGCGGTAGCGTTTGCCTTTTCTTTGGCCGGTTCCTTCTTATTTATCGGTCTGTTGGCCAGGATTAAGGTGAAAAATGCCATTCTCATTCCCCTTATCGGGCTGATGCTGGGGAGCGTGGTCTCGGCGATTTCCACCTATTTTGCCTATCAATATGATTTAGTGCAGAATATGACCTCCTGGCTGCAAGGGGATTTCTCCCTGATTATCATGGGGCGGTACGAGCTGCTGTATGTCGGCATTCCCTTTTTAATTATCGGCTATCTCTTTGCCGACAAGTTCACTATTGCCGGCATGGGCGGGGATTTTTCCCGGAATCTCGGCCTTAAGTACGAACAGGTCGTTGCCGTCGGTCTTGTTATTGTGTCGATGATTATTTCTGTTGTCACAGTGACCGTTGGGGCCCTGCCGTTTCTTGACCTGATTGTACCGAATATCGTCAGCATGGCCAAAGGGGATAATCTGAAAAACAGCCTGCTGGATACTGCGCTTATTGGCGCGAATTTTGTCTTGATTTGTGATATCTTGGGCAGAGTGTTGCTGTTTCCCTATGAGATTCCGATTGGCATGATTGTGAGCGTTATCGGCAGCGCCATTTTCCTGTGGATGATTTTAAGGAGGAGCAATCATGCGGTTTAA
- a CDS encoding TonB-dependent receptor domain-containing protein: MEFGNKRNKGKIGLLALGLGVAMSLSAYAAEDELIYQFDEVVVTAAGFEQSIVDAPASITVITKEEINRRGYTNLADILSDVEGVDVRGSTGRLGVSNISIRGMSSDHTLIMVDGIPQNGSGTKDIGPNGFHSSVGTFVPPLAAIERVEVIRGPMSTLYGSDALGGVVNIITKKVSDEWHHNLTLDYTFFDDSDRGSVSRYSFYSSGPLTEDKVGLALRGNFLRRAGSISKNEQGNEMSGRGANANPAPLRNYSLGGKVTWKQDDSNSLWLDVDTATSDFSAPYDGSSAAMRFERDKLTIGSDNKVAYGDWRTTLTYNSTETIGYADRKLKNDNLIFDTKLVAPVNDAHTLTVGGRYWDSQLEDGVLTNNGFGKLSIKSTSLFAEDEWQLQDDLALTYGARYDHYDTYGGHTSPRGYLVWKASDKWTLKGGVSTGFKAPSLAQSTDGVTGYTGGIGNQNPTLVYGNPDLKPEQSVNKELGFYYQDHTGFSANATLFHTDYKNKIDSLDLGDNAQTFINTIKGKANGLELGSKIPLAADLALNLNYTYTTTEQIGGNDDGAPLSSIPKHAVNARLNWQADEKTNAWLRAEHRSKMNRYTTKLTTAAQQELEYYKAYTVLDLGVARKLSENTTLNFAVNNLLDKDFSKGRYVNGTFYYDYFSAGRSTGGTYLAGRNYWVSMNYNF, encoded by the coding sequence TTGGAATTTGGTAACAAAAGGAATAAAGGCAAGATCGGGCTTTTGGCTCTCGGTCTTGGCGTCGCAATGAGTTTGTCGGCTTACGCCGCTGAGGACGAGCTTATTTATCAGTTCGATGAAGTGGTGGTAACTGCCGCCGGCTTCGAACAGAGTATTGTCGATGCGCCGGCCAGTATTACTGTCATTACAAAAGAGGAAATCAACCGGCGCGGCTATACCAATCTCGCCGATATCCTATCCGATGTGGAAGGCGTTGACGTGCGTGGTTCCACCGGCAGACTGGGCGTATCGAATATCAGCATCCGCGGTATGAGCAGCGATCATACGCTGATTATGGTAGACGGCATTCCGCAAAATGGGTCTGGAACAAAGGATATCGGGCCTAACGGCTTTCATAGTTCTGTTGGCACCTTCGTGCCGCCCCTGGCGGCGATCGAACGTGTTGAAGTCATCCGCGGCCCGATGTCGACCTTGTACGGCTCCGATGCATTAGGCGGTGTAGTGAATATCATTACCAAAAAGGTAAGTGATGAATGGCATCATAACCTGACGTTGGATTACACCTTCTTCGATGATTCGGACCGGGGCAGCGTCTCCCGTTATTCTTTCTATTCGAGCGGTCCTCTGACCGAAGATAAAGTGGGACTGGCCTTGCGTGGTAACTTTCTCCGGCGGGCAGGCTCGATTAGTAAGAATGAACAGGGCAATGAGATGAGCGGCAGAGGCGCGAATGCAAATCCTGCGCCATTAAGAAACTACAGTCTGGGCGGCAAAGTGACATGGAAACAGGATGACAGCAACAGTCTTTGGCTGGACGTGGATACGGCTACCAGCGATTTTTCCGCGCCTTATGACGGTTCGAGTGCGGCAATGCGCTTTGAACGCGACAAGCTGACAATAGGCAGTGATAATAAGGTTGCCTATGGCGACTGGCGTACAACCCTGACCTATAACTCCACTGAAACAATAGGCTATGCTGACCGCAAGCTAAAGAACGACAACCTTATTTTTGATACCAAACTGGTTGCGCCGGTCAACGACGCTCATACGCTGACTGTTGGTGGCCGGTACTGGGATTCGCAACTGGAAGATGGCGTATTGACCAATAACGGCTTTGGCAAGCTTAGCATTAAAAGTACCTCACTTTTTGCGGAAGACGAATGGCAGCTGCAGGATGATCTGGCGCTGACCTATGGCGCGCGTTATGATCATTATGATACTTACGGCGGACATACCAGTCCGCGGGGCTACCTGGTCTGGAAGGCCTCTGACAAGTGGACGCTGAAAGGCGGTGTCAGCACCGGTTTTAAAGCGCCCAGCCTGGCACAGTCGACGGACGGTGTCACCGGCTATACCGGCGGGATAGGTAATCAAAATCCGACGCTTGTTTACGGCAACCCCGACCTCAAGCCGGAGCAAAGCGTGAATAAGGAACTGGGTTTTTACTACCAGGACCATACCGGCTTCAGCGCAAATGCCACACTGTTCCACACCGATTATAAAAATAAAATTGATTCCCTGGATCTTGGCGATAATGCCCAGACCTTCATTAATACGATCAAAGGCAAGGCCAATGGGCTTGAACTCGGCAGCAAGATTCCGCTGGCTGCAGACCTGGCGCTGAACCTGAACTATACTTACACGACGACCGAACAGATTGGCGGCAACGATGACGGCGCGCCGCTCAGCAGTATCCCGAAACACGCGGTCAACGCCCGTCTGAACTGGCAGGCCGACGAGAAAACCAACGCTTGGCTGAGAGCGGAACATCGCAGCAAGATGAACCGTTACACCACCAAGCTTACCACCGCTGCCCAACAGGAGCTTGAGTACTATAAAGCCTACACCGTGCTTGACCTGGGCGTAGCTCGTAAGCTGTCTGAGAATACCACACTGAATTTTGCGGTAAATAACCTGTTGGATAAAGATTTCAGCAAAGGCCGCTATGTAAACGGCACGTTTTATTATGACTATTTTTCCGCCGGCAGATCAACGGGCGGCACCTACCTGGCGGGGCGGAACTACTGGGTATCCATGAACTACAATTTCTAA